One region of Pagrus major chromosome 7, Pma_NU_1.0 genomic DNA includes:
- the LOC140999305 gene encoding P2Y purinoceptor 1-like, producing the protein MNNTSCPSVSFSFEHRFLPPVYILVFIVGLVANGWGLKSLLHNWKKLGNVNVFVLNLGLADILYLSTLPFLVVYYLMKSKWIFGEAFCKITRFCFNMNLYGSIGFLTCISVYRYLAIVHPMRAMGRITVTHSVIISVMVWLLVSAQSLPDMFYKKTFRNFTGKCYDTTHKTDVEDYLKYTLGWTLTGFCIPFLITLGCYGHMAVVLWTLKRTDKVLKQRSLKLLLILILLFSVCYIPYHVLRNLNLLARVLTKQRICHKWYNGVFIARQISRGLVSLNSALNPLVYLHGNEDMSAQLRQQLQQVRLSFHRLCVPDSGRMPVSQTADER; encoded by the coding sequence ATGAATAACACCTCTTGTCCTAGTGTCAGCTTTAGCTTCGAACACAGATTCTTGCCTCCTGTTTACATCTTAGTGTTCATCGTTGGTCTGGTAGCTAATGGATGGGGACTGAAGTCTTTGCTGCACAACTGGAAGAAGCTGGGTAACGTCAACGTGTTCGTTCTCAACCTTGGACTTGCTGATATTTTGTACCTGTCCACACTCCCATTTTTGGTGGTGTACTACCTCATGAAGAGTAAATGGATCTTTGGAGAAGCATTCTGCAAGATAACAAGATTCTGCTTCAACATGAATCTTTATGGCAGCATTGGATTCCTGACTTGTATAAGTGTGTACAGATACCTGGCCATTGTTCATCCAATGAGAGCGATGGGAAGAATAACTGTCACCCATTCTGTGATTATCTCGGTCATGGTCTGGCTGTTGGTGAGTGCTCAAAGTCTTCCTGACATGTtctacaaaaaaacatttaggaaCTTTACTGGAAAATGCTACGATACCACCCATAAAACCGATGTTGAGGATTACCTGAAATATACTCTTGGATGGACCCTCACTGGGTTTTGTATCCCGTTCCTCATCACACTGGGCTGCTATGGACACATGGCTGTAGTTTTATGGACATTGAAGAGAACTGACAAGGTACTGAAACAGAGAAGCTTGAAGTTGTTGCTCATCTTGattcttctcttttctgtttgttacaTCCCCTATCATGTACTCAGAAACCTCAACCTCTTGGCAAGAGTTCTTACCAAACAGAGGATATGCCATAAATGGTATAATGGAGTCTTCATTGCTCGTCAGATAAGTCGGGGCCTTGTGTCTCTGAACAGTGCTCTAAATCCTCTGGTTTACCTCCATGGAAATGAAGATATGTCTGCTCAActcagacagcagctccagcaAGTTCGTCTGTCGTTTCACCGTTTGTGTGTGCCAGACTCTGGCCGTATGCCTGTGTCACAAACTGCAGATGAAAGATAA
- the LOC140999304 gene encoding P2Y purinoceptor 1-like has protein sequence MMNNTTCPQISLDFTGRFLPPVYILVFIVGLVANGWGLKSLLQNWKKLKIINVFVLNLGLTDVLYLLTLPFLVVYYLMKSKWIFGEAFCKITRFCFNVNLYGSIGFLTCISVYRYVAIVHPVIMMGRITVTRSVIISVMVWLLVSVQSLPDMFFTKAIINDTEKCFDTTDNANVEDYLKYSLGWTLTGFCIPFIITLGCYGHMAVVLWTLKRTDKVLRQRSLKLLLILILLFSVCYIPYHVLRNLNLLARVLTKQRICHKWYNGVYIARQISRALMCLNSAVNPLVYLHGHEDVPAELRQQLQQVCQMLNRLFPSNSGCVPVAQTADADADAEV, from the coding sequence ATGATGAATAACACCACTTGTCCTCAGATCAGCTTGGACTTTACAGGCAGATTCTTGCCTCCTGTTTACATCTTAGTGTTCATTGTTGGTCTGGTAGCTAATGGATGGGGACTGAAGTCTTTGTTGCAGAACTGGAAGAAACTAAAGATCATCAATGTGTTTGTTCTCAACCTTGGACTTACAGATGTTTTGTACCTGCTCACACTCCCATTTTTGGTGGTGTACTACCTCATGAAGAGTAAATGGATCTTTGGAGAAGCATTCTGCAAGATAACAAGATTCTGCTTCAACGTGAATCTTTATGGCAGCATTGGATTCCTGACTTGTATAAGTGTGTACAGATACGTGGCCATTGTTCACCCAGTGATAATGATGGGAAGAATAACTGTCACCCGTTCTGTGATTATCTCGGTCATGGTCTGGCTGTTGGTGAGTGTTCAAAGTCTTCCAGACATGTTCTTCACCAAGGCAATTATAAACGACACTGAAAAATGCTTCGATACCACGGATAACGCCAACGTTGAGGATTACCTGAAATACAGTCTTGGATGGACCCTCACTGGGTTTTGTATCCCGTTCATCATCACACTGGGCTGCTATGGACACATGGCTGTAGTTTTATGGACATTGAAGAGAACTGACAAGGTACTGAGACAGAGAAGCTTGAAGTTGTTGCTCATCTTGattcttctcttttctgtttgttacaTCCCCTATCATGTACTCAGAAACCTCAACCTCTTGGCAAGAGTTCTTACCAAACAGAGGATATGCCATAAATGGTATAATGGAGTCTACATTGCTCGTCAGATAAGTCGTGCCCTTATGTGTCTGAACAGTGCTGTCAACCCTCTGGTTTACCTCCATGGACATGAAGACGTTCCGGCTGAGctcagacagcagctccagcaAGTTTGTCAGATGTTAAACCGTTTGTTTCCATCAAACTCTGGCTGTGTGCCTGTGGCACAAACTGCAGATGCAGATGCAGATGCAGAAGTTTAA
- the LOC140999326 gene encoding P2Y purinoceptor 1-like, with translation MNKTICPQVSFDFKHRFLPPVYILVFIVGLVANGWGLKSLLQNWEKLKIINVFVLNLGLTDVLYLLTLPFLVVYYFMKSKWIFGEAFCKITRFCFNVNLYGSIGFLTCISVYRYLAIVHPVKMMGRITVTHSVIISVMVWVLVSAQSLPDIFFTKTYRNNTEKCYVSTGNTYVEEYLKYSLGWTLTGFCIPFIITLGCYGHMAVVLWTLKRTDKVLRQRSLKLLLILILLFSVCYIPYHVLRNLNLWTRVLTKQGICHKWYNGVYIARQISHGLVCLNSALNPLVYLHGHEDVPAQLRKQLQQVRQMFNRWFLSNPSRRPLARTVDEL, from the coding sequence ATGAATAAAACCATTTGTCCTCAGGTCAGCTTTGACTTTAAACACAGATTCTTGCCTCCCGTTTACATCTTAGTGTTCATCGTTGGTCTGGTAGCTAATGGATGGGGACTGAAGTCTTTGTTGCAGAACTGGGAGAAACTAAAGATCATCAATGTGTTTGTTCTCAACCTTGGACTTACAGATGTTTTGTACCTGCTCACACTGCCATTTTTGGTGGTGTACTACTTCATGAAGAGTAAATGGATCTTTGGAGAAGCATTCTGCAAGATAACAAGATTCTGCTTCAACGTGAATCTTTATGGCAGCATTGGATTCCTGACTTGTATAAGTGTGTACAGATACCTGGCCATTGTTCACCCAGTGAAAATGATGGGAAGAATAACTGTCACCCATTCTGTGATTATCTCGGTCATGGTCTGGGTGTTGGTGAGTGCTCAAAGTCTTCCAGACATTTTCTTCACCAAGACATATagaaacaacactgaaaaatgcTATGTTAGCACAGGTAACACCTACGTTGAGGAGTACCTGAAATACAGTCTTGGATGGACCCTCACTGGGTTTTGTATCCCGTTCATCATCACACTGGGCTGCTATGGACACATGGCTGTAGTTTTATGGACATTGAAGAGAACTGACAAGGTACTGAGACAGAGAAGCTTGAAGTTGTTGCTCATCTtgattcttctcttctctgtgtgttaCATCCCCTATCATGTACTCAGAAACCTCAACCTCTGGACAAGAGTTCTTACCAAACAGGGGATATGCCATAAATGGTATAATGGAGTCTACATTGCTCGTCAGATAAGTCATGGCCTTGTGTGTCTGAACAGTGCTCTCAACCCTCTGGTTTACCTCCATGGACATGAGGATGTTCCTGCTCAGCTCAGAAAGCAGCTCCAGCAAGTTCGTCAGATGTTTAACCGTTGGTTTTTGTCAAACCCCAGCAGAAGGCCTTTGGCACGGACTGTAGACGAACTTTAA
- the LOC140999327 gene encoding P2Y purinoceptor 1-like, translating into MMNKTTCPQVSSDFKDSFLPPVYILVFIVGLVANGWGLKSLLHNWKKLKIINVFILNLGLTDVLYLLTLPFLVVYYFLKSKWIFGEAFCKITRFCFNVNLYGSIGFLTCISVYRYLAIVHPVKVMGRITITRSVIISVMVWLLVSFQSLPDMFFAKASRNDTEKCFDTTDNAHIEEYLKYTLGWTLTGFCIPFVITLGCYGHMAVVLWTLKRTDKVLKQRSLKLLFILIFLFSVCYIPYHVLRNLNLLARVLTKQRICHKWYNGVYIAHQISRALVCLNSAVNPLVYLHVHEDVPAQLRQQLQQVRQMFNRWFLSNHSRRPLARTVDEL; encoded by the coding sequence CTGGTAGCTAATGGATGGGGACTGAAGTCTTTGCTGCACAACTGGAAGAAACTAAAGATCATCAACGTGTTTATTTTGAACCTTGGACTTACAGATGTTTTGTACCTGCTCACACTGCCATTTTTGGTGGTTTACTACTTCCTGAAGAGTAAATGGATCTTTGGAGAAGCATTCTGCAAGATAACAAGATTCTGCTTCAATGTGAATCTTTATGGCAGCATTGGATTCCTGACTTGTATAAGTGTGTACAGATACCTGGCCATTGTTCACCCAGTGAAAGTGATGGGAAGAATAACTATCACCCGTTCTGTGATTATCTCGGTCATGGTCTGGCTGTTGGTGAGTTTTCAGAGTCTTCCAGACATGTTCTTCGCCAAGGCATCTAGAAACGACACTGAAAAATGCTTCGATACCACAGATAACGCCCACATTGAGGAGTACCTGAAATATACTCTTGGATGGACCCTCACTGGGTTTTGTATCCCGTTCGTCATCACACTGGGCTGCTATGGACACATGGCTGTAGTTTTATGGACATTGAAGAGAACTGACAAGGTACTGAAACAGAGAAGCTTAAAGTTGTTGTTCAtcttgatttttctcttttctgtttgttacaTCCCCTATCATGTACTCAGAAACCTCAACCTATTGGCAAGAGTTCTTACCAAACAGAGGATATGCCATAAATGGTATAATGGAGTCTACATTGCTCATCAGATAAGTCGTGCCCTTGTGTGTCTGAACAGTGCTGTCAACCCTCTGGTTTACCTCCATGTACATGAAGACGTTCCGGCTCAGctcagacagcagctccagcaAGTTCGTCAGATGTTTAACCGTTGGTTTTTGTCAAACCACAGCAGAAGGCCTTTGGCACGGACTGTAGACGAactttaa